The proteins below come from a single Parageobacillus thermoglucosidasius genomic window:
- the recJ gene encoding single-stranded-DNA-specific exonuclease RecJ, with protein MLIAKTRWDVKRPDENIVKHLVEQLRIDPLIATLLVHRGVRTAEEANAFLYPLKQPFYDPFLLDGMERAVARIQRAIQDGEHILVYGDYDADGVSSTTVMVSALKEAGAIVDFYIPNRFTEGYGPNEKAFRWAKDQGFSLIITVDNGIAAVKEVALANELGMDVIITDHHEVGPTLPEAYEIIHPKKPGSTYPFRELAGVGVAFKVAHALLGEVPRYLLDVAAIGTIADLVSLTGENRVLVAQGLEQLRKTKRIGLRALCTQCGIDAEKIDEQTVGFIIAPRMNAAGRLGEADPAVRLLMTEDEEEAKRLAKEMDDLNRERQQLVAEIAEEAAQIIQEQFPPSENKVLVVAKEGWNPGVIGIVASRLVEQFYRPTIVLSIDVEKGIAKGSARSIHGFDMFSSLSTCRDILLHFGGHPMAAGMTLSLEDVGELRRRLNALADDMLTDDDFTPITSIDAVCSVSDLTMAVAEQLEKFAPFGVGNAKPLFLMENVSVETMRRVGADQSHLKAVFAQNGAAIDSVGFGFGYLRDEIAPDAKVSVVGELVINEWNHLRKPQLMIYDMAVHECQLFDIRGMRDVRSLIAALPPDKRMLIMFREDTADALGIGAYKEEIYYAASAEEASRLCLDGRYVVLLDMPPSLEMIKMLLRSSLPARIYALFYQRETHFFRTLPTREHFKWFYAFLRKRGMFNLAKHGGELARARGWTEETVWFMAKVFLELEFITQRDGIVSLVPQPAKRDLSESPTYRLKQAQYELESLFLYSTYEQLKRCLFEMKGLHTYEEANA; from the coding sequence ATGTTAATCGCAAAAACACGTTGGGATGTAAAACGGCCCGACGAAAATATCGTAAAGCATTTAGTGGAACAATTGCGGATCGATCCGCTTATTGCCACCCTTCTTGTCCATCGCGGAGTCCGCACGGCAGAAGAGGCGAACGCGTTTTTATATCCGCTGAAACAACCGTTTTATGATCCGTTTTTGCTAGATGGGATGGAGCGGGCGGTCGCGCGGATTCAGCGGGCGATACAGGATGGGGAGCATATTTTAGTATATGGCGATTATGATGCGGACGGCGTAAGCAGCACGACGGTAATGGTCAGTGCGCTGAAGGAAGCTGGCGCCATTGTGGATTTTTACATTCCCAACCGCTTTACCGAAGGATATGGCCCGAATGAAAAAGCGTTTCGCTGGGCAAAGGATCAGGGATTTTCCTTGATTATTACGGTCGATAATGGCATTGCCGCGGTGAAGGAAGTGGCGCTTGCCAACGAGCTCGGGATGGATGTCATTATTACCGACCATCACGAAGTGGGGCCGACGCTGCCGGAAGCGTATGAAATCATTCATCCGAAAAAGCCTGGAAGTACATATCCGTTTCGAGAATTAGCCGGGGTTGGAGTGGCGTTTAAAGTTGCGCATGCGCTGCTCGGAGAGGTGCCGCGCTATTTATTGGATGTCGCCGCAATCGGAACGATCGCCGATCTCGTTTCCCTTACCGGCGAAAATCGCGTATTGGTGGCGCAAGGGCTTGAGCAGTTGCGAAAGACAAAACGTATAGGATTGCGCGCATTGTGTACACAATGCGGGATAGACGCAGAAAAAATTGACGAGCAAACGGTGGGATTTATCATTGCGCCGCGGATGAATGCGGCCGGGCGATTGGGGGAAGCCGATCCCGCTGTAAGATTGCTGATGACGGAGGATGAAGAAGAAGCAAAAAGGCTTGCGAAAGAAATGGATGATTTAAACCGGGAACGGCAGCAGCTTGTCGCGGAAATCGCGGAAGAAGCGGCACAAATCATACAGGAACAATTTCCGCCATCTGAGAATAAAGTGCTGGTGGTGGCCAAAGAAGGATGGAATCCCGGAGTCATTGGCATTGTTGCATCCCGGCTGGTCGAACAGTTTTATCGCCCGACGATCGTGCTAAGCATTGATGTGGAAAAAGGAATTGCGAAAGGTTCGGCGCGAAGCATTCACGGGTTTGATATGTTTTCAAGCTTGTCGACGTGCCGCGATATTTTGCTGCATTTTGGCGGCCATCCGATGGCAGCGGGAATGACGCTGTCTCTTGAAGATGTTGGCGAATTGCGCCGGCGTCTTAACGCGCTTGCTGACGATATGCTGACAGACGATGATTTTACGCCAATAACATCGATTGACGCGGTTTGTTCCGTATCTGATTTAACCATGGCGGTGGCGGAGCAGCTGGAAAAATTCGCTCCATTTGGTGTCGGTAATGCCAAACCTCTTTTTTTAATGGAAAATGTGTCAGTGGAAACGATGCGCCGCGTCGGTGCCGATCAATCGCATTTAAAGGCCGTTTTTGCGCAAAATGGCGCTGCAATTGATAGCGTTGGCTTCGGCTTCGGATATTTGCGCGATGAAATCGCTCCGGATGCGAAAGTGTCGGTTGTCGGCGAGCTTGTTATTAATGAGTGGAATCATCTTCGCAAGCCGCAGCTGATGATTTATGATATGGCGGTGCATGAATGCCAGCTGTTTGATATTCGCGGTATGCGCGATGTAAGGTCGCTGATTGCAGCGCTTCCGCCAGATAAGCGGATGCTCATTATGTTTCGCGAAGATACGGCGGATGCGTTAGGAATCGGAGCATATAAAGAAGAGATTTATTATGCCGCCTCAGCGGAAGAAGCATCGCGGCTTTGTTTAGATGGCCGCTATGTGGTGCTGTTGGATATGCCTCCGTCTTTGGAAATGATAAAAATGTTATTACGTTCTAGTTTACCTGCACGCATTTATGCGTTATTCTATCAAAGGGAGACTCATTTTTTCCGCACGTTGCCGACGCGTGAACATTTTAAGTGGTTTTACGCGTTTTTGCGGAAGCGGGGCATGTTTAATTTGGCGAAACACGGCGGAGAGTTGGCACGTGCGCGTGGCTGGACGGAAGAAACCGTCTGGTTTATGGCGAAAGTGTTTCTTGAACTGGAATTTATAACGCAACGGGATGGCATCGTATCGCTTGTTCCTCAGCCGGCTAAGCGAGATTTAAGCGAATCGCCGACTTATCGCTTGAAACAAGCTCAGTATGAGCTGGAAAGTCTTTTTTTATATTCCACATATGAACAATTAAAGCGGTGTCTTTTTGAAATGAAAGGTTTGCACACATATGAGGAGGCAAATGCATAA
- a CDS encoding tRNA threonylcarbamoyladenosine dehydratase, translating to MLHQFSRNELAIGKEGLEKLKNATVAVLGVGGVGSFAVEALARSGVGRLVLVDRDNVDITNINRQIHALLSTIGRPKVELMKERIADINPECDVIALQMFYTEETYEQFFSYDLDFVIDASDTIIYKVHLMKECLKRNIPIISSMGAANKMDPTRFRIVDISKTHTDPIAKVIRAKLRKEGIRKGIPVVFSDEKPVVIREDVRKVVGNDQSPIRKAQMPPSSNAFVPSVAGLIMASYVVRELLKDIKIYRVGEE from the coding sequence ATGTTACATCAATTTTCGCGCAATGAATTGGCAATTGGCAAAGAAGGGCTGGAAAAATTAAAAAACGCAACGGTTGCCGTTCTTGGCGTCGGAGGAGTCGGTTCATTCGCTGTCGAGGCGTTGGCGCGTTCCGGCGTCGGGCGGCTTGTACTTGTTGATCGCGATAATGTGGATATAACCAATATTAACCGGCAAATTCATGCGCTTCTTTCCACGATCGGCCGCCCAAAAGTGGAATTAATGAAAGAACGCATTGCCGATATTAATCCGGAATGTGACGTTATCGCGTTGCAAATGTTTTATACCGAAGAAACATATGAGCAATTTTTCAGCTATGATCTTGATTTTGTTATCGATGCTTCCGATACGATCATCTATAAAGTCCATTTAATGAAAGAATGTTTAAAGCGCAACATCCCGATTATTTCAAGCATGGGCGCTGCCAACAAAATGGATCCGACGCGCTTCCGCATCGTCGATATTTCCAAAACCCATACGGACCCGATCGCGAAGGTGATTCGCGCGAAATTGCGCAAAGAAGGGATCCGGAAAGGCATTCCTGTCGTCTTTTCCGATGAAAAGCCGGTCGTTATTCGTGAAGATGTCCGCAAGGTGGTCGGCAATGACCAATCACCGATTCGCAAAGCGCAAATGCCGCCATCTTCGAACGCTTTTGTTCCATCAGTAGCGGGGCTGATTATGGCTTCATATGTTGTACGCGAGCTTTTAAAAGATATTAAAATTTATCGGGTCGGGGAAGAATGA
- a CDS encoding RsfA family transcriptional regulator: MKTRQDAWTHEEDILLAETVLRYIREGGTQLAAFEEAGDRLNRTAAACGFRWNAVVRKRYAEAIELAKKQRKERKRALEQVKKKQQTENQAQPLSADFTSFQQGTSSFLPVPAITLDQCIAFLQTLKSDAEHSEMIKMENERLKHENAQLRTHNEKLQEKLERLEKQQSAVKEDYEALVKIMERARKLILEEEYGVQAAHIFRMDKNGNLEHIAKS, encoded by the coding sequence ATGAAAACACGACAAGACGCTTGGACTCATGAAGAAGATATTTTATTGGCGGAGACAGTGTTGCGCTACATTCGCGAAGGGGGCACGCAGCTTGCTGCGTTTGAAGAAGCCGGCGACCGCCTTAACCGGACAGCGGCAGCATGCGGATTCCGCTGGAACGCCGTAGTGCGGAAACGCTACGCAGAAGCGATTGAATTAGCAAAAAAGCAGCGGAAAGAACGGAAACGGGCATTAGAGCAAGTGAAAAAAAAGCAGCAAACAGAAAATCAAGCGCAGCCGCTTTCGGCCGATTTCACCTCTTTCCAACAAGGAACATCCTCTTTCCTTCCAGTTCCTGCTATCACTCTTGATCAATGCATCGCTTTTTTGCAAACATTAAAGTCTGATGCGGAGCATTCAGAAATGATCAAAATGGAAAACGAGCGGCTAAAACACGAAAATGCGCAATTGCGGACGCACAATGAAAAGCTGCAAGAAAAATTGGAACGTCTGGAAAAACAACAATCCGCTGTGAAAGAAGACTACGAGGCATTAGTAAAAATTATGGAACGCGCCCGCAAATTGATCTTAGAAGAAGAGTACGGAGTGCAGGCAGCCCATATTTTCCGAATGGACAAAAACGGAAATTTAGAACATATCGCCAAATCTTGA
- the hisS gene encoding histidine--tRNA ligase: protein MAFQIPRGTQDILPGETEKWQYVEKIARDICRRYNYREIRTPIFEHTELFLRGVGDTTDIVQKEMYTFEDRGGRSITLRPEGTAPVVRSFVENKMYGDPNQPIKLYYIGPMFRYERPQAGRFRQFVQFGVEALGSDDPAIDAEVIAMAMELYQSLGLKKVRLVINSLGDIESRKAHRQALIDHFQNRIHEFCEDCQVRLKKNPLRILDCKKDRDHELMATAPSILDYLNEESSRYFEKVKAYLAKLGIPFEVDARLVRGLDYYNHTTFEIMSDAEGFGAITTLCGGGRYNGLVQEIGGPEAPGIGFALSIERLLAALDAEGVALPVQRGIDCYVVAIGEKAKEESVQLVHELRKAGIVADKDYQDRKIKAQLKAADRLNAKFVAILGEDELAKEVINIKEMGTGEQTEVPLPSVVDYLKERLS from the coding sequence ATGGCTTTTCAAATTCCACGAGGAACGCAAGACATTTTGCCTGGTGAAACAGAAAAATGGCAATATGTCGAAAAAATAGCGCGGGATATTTGCAGGCGTTACAATTATCGCGAAATCCGCACGCCGATTTTTGAGCATACGGAATTGTTTTTACGCGGCGTTGGCGATACGACCGACATTGTGCAAAAAGAAATGTATACGTTTGAAGACAGGGGAGGGAGAAGCATAACGCTTCGCCCGGAAGGGACCGCTCCGGTGGTGCGCTCGTTCGTTGAAAACAAAATGTATGGCGATCCGAATCAGCCGATTAAGTTATATTACATCGGGCCAATGTTCCGCTATGAACGGCCGCAGGCAGGACGGTTCCGCCAATTTGTCCAGTTTGGCGTCGAAGCGCTTGGAAGCGATGATCCGGCAATTGACGCTGAAGTCATTGCGATGGCGATGGAGTTGTACCAATCATTGGGATTAAAAAAAGTAAGGCTTGTCATCAACAGCTTGGGTGACATAGAAAGCAGAAAGGCGCATCGCCAGGCGCTGATCGATCATTTCCAAAACCGGATTCATGAGTTTTGCGAAGATTGTCAAGTCCGCCTGAAAAAAAACCCGCTTCGCATTTTAGACTGCAAAAAGGACCGTGACCATGAATTAATGGCGACAGCGCCGTCGATTCTCGATTATTTAAACGAGGAATCGAGCCGTTACTTTGAAAAAGTGAAAGCTTACTTAGCAAAATTAGGAATTCCATTTGAAGTCGATGCTCGCCTCGTGCGCGGGCTGGATTATTACAACCATACGACGTTTGAAATTATGAGCGATGCGGAAGGGTTTGGCGCGATTACGACATTATGCGGCGGCGGCCGCTATAACGGATTGGTGCAAGAAATCGGAGGGCCAGAGGCGCCAGGAATTGGCTTTGCGTTAAGCATTGAACGGCTGTTGGCCGCTTTAGACGCCGAAGGAGTAGCGTTGCCGGTCCAACGCGGCATTGACTGTTACGTTGTCGCCATTGGCGAAAAAGCAAAAGAGGAATCGGTACAGCTTGTTCACGAGCTGCGGAAAGCAGGCATTGTCGCTGATAAAGATTATCAAGACCGGAAAATAAAGGCGCAATTGAAAGCGGCAGATCGCTTAAATGCGAAGTTTGTGGCGATTCTCGGAGAGGATGAACTTGCAAAAGAAGTAATCAACATCAAAGAGATGGGCACAGGCGAGCAAACGGAAGTGCCGCTGCCTTCTGTCGTTGACTATTTAAAAGAACGATTGTCGTAG
- the aspS gene encoding aspartate--tRNA ligase, whose translation MFGRTYYCGEITEKAVGEKVVLKGWVQKRRDLGGLIFIDLRDRTGIVQVVFSPEVSKEALHVAEKVRNEYVLSVEGTVVAREEGTVNPNIPTGKIEIQAERVTIINEAKTPPFTIADQTDVAEEVRLKYRYLDLRRPVMFRTLQLRHRVTKAVRDFLDGEGFLEVETPILTKSTPEGARDYLVPSRVHPGEFYALPQSPQVFKQLLMVAGFERYYQIARCFRDEDLRADRQPEFTQIDIETSFMSQEDIMQLTERMMAHVMKVAKGIEVSLPFPRMSYDEAMSRYGSDKPDTRFGLELVDVSEIVKHSSFKVFAGAVANGGQVKAINVKGAASTYSRKDIDVLAEFVARYGAKGLAWLKVEEGGLKGPIAKFFTEEERSGLIETLMAEDGDLLLFVADRKEVVADALGALRLKLGKDLNLIDETKFNFLWIIDWPLLEYDEEDGRYYAAHHPFTMPVREDLPQLETSPEKVRAQAYDLVLNGYELGGGSMRIFERDVQEKMFRALGFTEEEARKQFGFLLEAFEYGTPPHGGIALGLDRLVMLLAGRTNLRDTIAFPKTASASCLLTEAPSPVSEQQLAELRLVIQPEKTE comes from the coding sequence GTGTTTGGAAGGACCTATTATTGCGGGGAAATTACGGAGAAAGCGGTTGGCGAAAAAGTTGTTTTAAAAGGCTGGGTGCAAAAGCGCCGCGACCTTGGCGGGCTGATTTTCATCGATCTCCGCGACCGGACGGGAATCGTGCAAGTCGTGTTCAGCCCGGAGGTGTCAAAAGAAGCATTACATGTGGCGGAAAAGGTGCGGAATGAATACGTGCTGAGCGTGGAAGGAACCGTCGTTGCCCGCGAGGAGGGAACGGTCAATCCAAATATTCCAACAGGGAAAATTGAAATTCAGGCAGAGCGCGTAACGATCATTAACGAAGCCAAAACGCCGCCGTTTACCATCGCCGATCAAACAGACGTGGCCGAAGAAGTGCGCCTTAAATATCGTTATTTAGATTTGCGCCGCCCGGTGATGTTCCGCACGCTGCAATTGCGGCACCGGGTAACGAAGGCGGTTCGCGACTTTTTAGACGGAGAAGGCTTTTTAGAAGTGGAAACACCAATTTTGACGAAAAGCACTCCGGAAGGAGCGCGCGACTATTTAGTGCCAAGCCGAGTCCATCCCGGCGAGTTTTATGCGCTTCCGCAGTCTCCGCAAGTATTTAAGCAGCTGTTGATGGTGGCCGGATTTGAACGCTATTATCAAATTGCCCGCTGTTTCCGCGATGAAGACTTGCGCGCAGACCGCCAGCCGGAGTTTACGCAAATCGATATTGAAACATCGTTTATGAGTCAAGAAGACATTATGCAGTTAACGGAACGGATGATGGCGCATGTGATGAAAGTGGCAAAAGGAATCGAAGTTTCTTTGCCATTTCCGCGCATGTCTTATGATGAAGCAATGAGCCGTTACGGTTCCGATAAGCCGGATACCCGCTTTGGTTTAGAACTCGTCGATGTTTCGGAAATCGTGAAACATTCTTCTTTCAAAGTATTTGCAGGTGCTGTTGCAAACGGCGGGCAAGTGAAGGCGATTAATGTGAAAGGGGCGGCAAGTACATACTCTCGCAAAGATATCGATGTGCTCGCCGAATTTGTTGCGCGTTACGGCGCAAAAGGGCTGGCATGGCTGAAGGTGGAAGAAGGCGGGCTGAAAGGGCCAATCGCCAAATTTTTCACCGAAGAAGAACGAAGCGGGCTTATCGAAACGCTTATGGCAGAAGACGGCGATTTGTTGCTGTTTGTCGCCGATCGTAAAGAAGTTGTCGCTGATGCGCTTGGCGCGTTGCGTTTAAAACTTGGAAAAGATTTGAACTTAATTGATGAAACGAAATTTAACTTCCTTTGGATTATCGACTGGCCGCTGTTAGAATATGATGAAGAAGATGGGCGTTATTACGCGGCGCACCATCCGTTTACCATGCCGGTGCGCGAAGATTTGCCGCAATTGGAGACAAGCCCGGAAAAAGTAAGAGCGCAAGCATATGACCTTGTGTTAAACGGTTATGAGCTTGGCGGCGGTTCGATGCGTATTTTTGAGCGGGACGTGCAAGAAAAAATGTTCCGCGCTCTCGGATTTACAGAAGAGGAAGCGCGCAAGCAATTTGGCTTCTTATTAGAAGCGTTTGAATATGGCACTCCGCCACATGGCGGCATTGCGCTTGGTTTGGACCGCCTTGTTATGCTGCTGGCGGGACGCACGAACTTGCGCGATACGATCGCGTTTCCGAAAACAGCCAGTGCCAGCTGCTTGCTGACAGAGGCGCCAAGTCCGGTTAGCGAACAACAATTAGCAGAATTGCGCTTAGTTATCCAGCCGGAAAAAACGGAGTAG
- a CDS encoding adenine phosphoribosyltransferase, which yields MDLKQYVTIVPDFPKPGIMFKDITTLMDKGEVYKYATDQIVQYAREKKIDIVVGPEARGFIIGCPVAYALGVGFAPVRKEGKLPREVVRVEYGLEYGKDVLTMHKDAIKPGQRVLITDDLLATGGTIRATIQLVEQLGGVVAGIAFLIELTELGGRKKLEGYDILTLMQF from the coding sequence ATGGACTTGAAACAATATGTGACAATTGTTCCTGATTTCCCTAAACCGGGGATTATGTTTAAAGATATTACCACATTGATGGATAAAGGCGAAGTGTATAAATATGCCACGGACCAGATTGTTCAATACGCGCGTGAAAAGAAAATCGACATTGTTGTCGGTCCGGAGGCGCGAGGTTTTATTATTGGCTGCCCTGTTGCGTATGCGCTTGGGGTTGGGTTTGCCCCGGTGCGCAAGGAAGGAAAGCTTCCGCGTGAAGTCGTTCGTGTCGAATACGGTCTTGAATATGGAAAAGACGTATTGACGATGCATAAAGATGCGATTAAGCCAGGGCAACGGGTATTAATTACAGACGATTTATTGGCGACAGGCGGAACCATTCGCGCGACGATTCAGCTTGTTGAGCAGCTTGGCGGCGTCGTCGCCGGCATTGCCTTTTTGATTGAGCTTACCGAGCTGGGAGGACGCAAAAAATTAGAAGGTTACGATATTTTAACGCTTATGCAATTCTAA
- a CDS encoding RelA/SpoT family protein produces MANEQVLTAEQVFEQASYYLPEKDVEFIKKAYEFADRAHRDQYRKSGEPYIIHPIQVAGILVDLKMDPATIAAGFLHDVVEDTEATKEDLEREFGSEVAMLVDGVTKLGKIKYKSQEEQQAENHRKMFLAMAQDIRVILIKLADRLHNMRTLKHLPIEKQRRIANETLEIFAPLAHRLGISKIKWELEDTALRYLNPQQYYRIVNLMKKKRAEREQYLEEVIQEVRERLNEVSIPCEIYGRPKHIYSIYRKMVMQNKQFNEIYDLLAVRIIVNSIKDCYAVLGIIYTCWKPMPGRFKDYIAMPKPNMYQSLHTTVIGPKGEPLEVQIRTFEMHQIAEFGIAAHWAYKEGKTIKPNSFEEKLSWFREILEWQNDASNAEEFMESLKMDLFSDMVFVFTPKGDVIELPAGSVPIDFAYRIHSEIGNKTIGAKVNGKMVPLDYKLQTGDIVEILTSKHSYGPSQDWLKLAQTSHAKNKIRQFFKKQRREENIEKGRELVEKEVRSLGFDVKEILTAENVKRVAEKFNFSNEEDMYAAVGFHGITAAQIAHRLTDKWRKQRDLEEQQKKLTETMSETKVPVAKKRDCGIRVQGMDNLLIRLSRCCNPVPGDEIIGFITRGRGISVHRIDCPNVQSEEAADRLISVEWESDKSNREYNVEIEITGYDRRGLLNEVLQAVNETKTDISAVSGRSDHRNKIATIHMTIAIRNISHLQKIVDRIKQISDIYSVQRIMNN; encoded by the coding sequence ATGGCCAACGAACAGGTGTTAACAGCGGAACAAGTCTTTGAACAGGCAAGCTACTATTTGCCGGAAAAAGATGTCGAATTTATAAAAAAAGCGTATGAATTTGCCGACCGCGCTCATCGCGATCAATATCGCAAATCCGGTGAGCCGTATATTATCCATCCGATTCAAGTCGCCGGCATTTTAGTCGATTTAAAAATGGATCCCGCCACGATCGCGGCCGGATTTCTGCACGATGTTGTCGAAGACACGGAAGCGACGAAGGAAGATTTGGAACGGGAATTCGGCAGCGAAGTGGCGATGCTCGTTGATGGCGTGACGAAGCTAGGGAAAATTAAATATAAATCCCAGGAAGAACAGCAAGCAGAAAACCACCGGAAAATGTTTTTGGCAATGGCGCAAGACATCCGCGTCATTTTAATTAAATTAGCGGACCGCCTTCATAATATGCGGACATTGAAACATTTGCCGATTGAAAAACAGCGGAGAATCGCCAATGAAACGTTGGAGATTTTTGCGCCATTGGCACACCGCCTTGGAATTTCAAAAATTAAATGGGAACTGGAAGACACTGCCCTCCGCTACTTAAATCCGCAGCAATATTATCGCATTGTCAACTTGATGAAGAAGAAGCGGGCCGAACGGGAACAATATTTGGAAGAAGTCATTCAAGAAGTGCGCGAACGATTGAACGAAGTCTCTATTCCATGCGAAATTTACGGAAGACCGAAACATATTTACAGCATCTATCGCAAAATGGTCATGCAAAACAAGCAGTTTAACGAAATTTACGATTTGCTTGCCGTCCGCATTATCGTGAACAGCATTAAAGACTGTTACGCTGTATTAGGCATTATTTACACATGCTGGAAGCCGATGCCGGGGCGTTTTAAAGATTACATCGCGATGCCGAAACCGAATATGTATCAATCGCTGCACACGACGGTTATCGGCCCGAAAGGCGAGCCGCTGGAAGTGCAAATCCGCACGTTTGAAATGCATCAAATCGCTGAATTTGGCATTGCCGCACACTGGGCCTATAAAGAAGGAAAGACGATCAAACCGAATTCGTTCGAAGAAAAACTGTCGTGGTTCCGGGAAATTTTGGAATGGCAAAATGATGCGAGCAATGCAGAAGAATTTATGGAATCGTTAAAGATGGATTTATTCTCCGATATGGTGTTTGTGTTTACGCCAAAAGGGGATGTCATTGAGTTGCCGGCCGGCTCGGTGCCGATTGATTTCGCCTACCGCATCCATTCGGAAATTGGCAATAAAACGATTGGTGCCAAAGTCAATGGCAAAATGGTGCCGCTTGATTACAAGCTGCAGACAGGCGACATTGTTGAGATTTTAACATCGAAGCATTCCTATGGGCCAAGCCAAGACTGGCTGAAGCTGGCACAAACGTCACATGCGAAAAATAAAATCCGTCAGTTTTTCAAAAAGCAACGCCGCGAAGAAAATATCGAAAAAGGAAGAGAGCTTGTCGAAAAAGAAGTCCGCAGCCTCGGATTTGATGTCAAAGAAATTTTAACAGCAGAAAATGTCAAGCGCGTTGCGGAAAAATTTAATTTTTCGAACGAGGAAGACATGTACGCCGCTGTCGGGTTTCATGGCATTACCGCTGCGCAAATTGCTCACCGTTTAACAGACAAATGGCGTAAACAGCGCGATTTGGAAGAACAACAGAAGAAATTGACAGAAACGATGTCAGAAACAAAGGTGCCAGTCGCGAAAAAACGCGATTGCGGCATTCGCGTCCAAGGGATGGACAACTTGCTTATTCGTCTGTCGCGTTGCTGCAATCCGGTTCCCGGCGACGAAATTATCGGCTTTATTACGAGAGGACGCGGAATCTCCGTTCATCGCATTGATTGCCCCAACGTGCAATCGGAGGAAGCGGCGGACCGCTTAATTTCGGTGGAATGGGAAAGCGATAAATCCAATCGTGAATATAATGTGGAGATTGAGATTACCGGGTATGACCGCCGCGGATTGCTTAATGAAGTGTTGCAAGCAGTCAATGAAACGAAAACGGATATTTCCGCCGTTTCGGGAAGATCCGATCACCGCAATAAAATCGCGACCATTCATATGACGATTGCCATTCGCAATATTAGCCATTTACAAAAAATTGTCGACCGAATCAAGCAAATTTCCGATATTTACTCAGTGCAGCGAATTATGAACAATTAG
- the dtd gene encoding D-aminoacyl-tRNA deacylase, which yields MRVVVQRAKRAKVTVDGEIVGAIGHGLVLLVGVTHSDTSEDAAFVADKIAHLRIFEDESGKMNLSVLDVGGEILSVSQFTLYGDCRKGRRPNFMEAARPDHALPIYEALNEALRQKGIRVETGKFGAMMEVELVNDGPVTLMVESKEKAGNK from the coding sequence ATGAGAGTTGTAGTACAACGAGCAAAACGTGCGAAAGTGACAGTGGATGGAGAAATTGTCGGAGCTATTGGCCATGGCCTCGTTCTTCTTGTCGGTGTCACTCATAGTGATACGAGCGAAGACGCGGCGTTTGTTGCCGATAAAATCGCGCATTTGCGCATTTTTGAGGATGAGTCTGGAAAAATGAACCTTTCTGTGCTCGACGTTGGCGGAGAAATTTTATCTGTTTCGCAATTCACCTTGTATGGAGACTGCCGGAAAGGACGGCGGCCAAACTTTATGGAGGCGGCAAGGCCGGATCATGCTTTGCCGATTTATGAAGCGTTGAACGAAGCGCTTCGCCAAAAAGGCATTCGGGTGGAAACAGGAAAGTTTGGCGCGATGATGGAAGTGGAACTGGTTAATGACGGTCCGGTTACGTTGATGGTGGAAAGCAAGGAAAAAGCGGGGAACAAATAA